One Branchiostoma floridae strain S238N-H82 chromosome 15, Bfl_VNyyK, whole genome shotgun sequence DNA window includes the following coding sequences:
- the LOC118431726 gene encoding kinesin-like protein KIF2A isoform X2 — MDWGGLKVGVSVRIQRSDGRIHAAIVSGLNDEQESVTVEWFERGETKGKEIEVENIFALNAALKPATQVSHAEVQQPSAKPSRPSMAVQQARSITPRDQESRRTMRRSSSRTDSLRRSSAKAVPTAKSRPTIVPPAQNGDAAPVAPPAAVEAVKKQAIPASRRRSNCVKEVERLKQDREERRKRMEDEKKRRTNDPDYEPGNPNWEFLQMVRAFRSNLDIKTITNADPIEDHQICVCVRKRPLNKKEMAKKEVDVITTPDKHNTVVHECKLKVDLTKYLENHTFRFDYSFDDSASNETVYRYTAKPLVETIFERGMATCFAYGQTGSGKTHTMGGDFKGKDQDTSKGIYALAARDVFKLLNSAAYKNQDLIVGCSFFEIYGGKVFDLQNKKHKLRVLEDGKQQVQVVGLTEKHVTTVDDVLKLITEGNRTRTSGQTSANQHSSRSHAVFQMILRKRATRKMFGKFSLIDLAGNERGADTISSDRQTRMEGAEINKSLLALKECIRALGRPNSVHTPFRASKLTQVLRDSFIGERSKTCMIAMISPGSSSCEHTLNTLRYADRVKEYGCTPLALQEYEQDASNQHGPYGLLSPGYDPGSPEVKELGPGDPGAPGPSQGLSAIPENSRNNSLSPQNSDLQLLATQNEGEVSFELLHFHEALQELQEMEEQVVEDHRSALQEMEEMVIVERGLLEMADEVDYDVEAYSSTLSDLLDKKIQKWSELKQKLDTFRIKMKEEEIASKNIKRPPL, encoded by the exons ATGGACTGGGGCGGCCTAAAAGTCGGCGTCAGCGTGCGAATCCAGCGTAGTGACG GGCGCATCCATGCAGCCATCGTGAGCGGTTTGAATGATGAGCAGGAGAGTGTGACAGTAGAGTGGTTCGAGAGGGGAGAGACCAAGGGCAAGGAG ATTGAGGTAGAGAACATCTTTGCCCTGAATGCTGCCCTGAAGCCTGCTACACAAGTATCCCATGCTGAGGTCCAACAACCTTCTGCCAAG CCTTCTCGCCCGTCGATGGCAGTTCAGCAAGCCCGCAGCATTACACCGAGGGACCAAGAGTCAAGAA GAACTATGAGACGATCCTCTAGTAGAACAG ATTCTCTTCGACGTTCCAGTGCCAAGGCAG TCCCCACTGCCAAATCGCGCCCCACCATCGTCCCACCAGCACAGAATGGTGACGCTGCCCCGGTTGCACCCCCCGCTGCTGTGGAGGCAGTCAAGAAGCAGGCTATCCCAGCAT CCCGCAGACGCTCCAACTGTGTGAAGGAGGTGGAGAGGTTGAAGCAGGACCGCGAGGAGCGGCGGAAGCGGATGGAAGACGAGAAGAAGCGCCGCACGAACGACCCGGACTACGAGCCTGGCAACCCCAACTGGGAGTTCCTACAGATGGTCCGAGCCTTCCGTTCCAACCTGGACATCAAAACTATCACTAATGCTGACCCT ATTGAGGACCACCAGATCTGTGTATGTGTCAGGAAAAGACCACTGAACAAGAAGGAGATGGCCAAGAAGGAAGTGGACGTCATCACAACTCCAGACAAACACAACACAGTG GTCCATGAGTGTAAACTGAAGGTGGACCTGACCAAGTACTTGGAGAATCACACCTTCCGATTTGACTATTCCTTTGACGATTCAGCTTCAAACGAGACAGTTTACAG ATACACAGCCAAGCCTTTAGTGGAAACCATATTTGAGAGAGGCATGGCCACTTGTTTTGCCTATGGACAGACTGGAAGTGGCAAAACCCAT ACAATGGGCGGAGACTTCAAGGGTAAGGACCAGGACACGTCCAAGGGCATCTATGCACTCGCTG CTCGTGATGTCTTCAAGCTGCTAAACTCTGCAGCCTACAAAAACCAAGACCTGATCGTTGGCTGTAGCTTCTTTGAGATCTATGGTGGAAAG GTGTTTGACCTTCAGAACAAGAAGCACAAGCTGCGTGTCCTTGAGGATGGGAAGCAGCAGGTGCAGGTGGTCGGGCTGACAGAGAAACATGTCACCACCGTGGACGACGTGCTCAAACTCATCACCGAGGGCAACAGGACGAGGACGTCCGGGCAgacatcagccaatcagcactccTCGCGCTCACACGCAGTCTTTCAGATGATCCTGCGAAAGAG ggcaacaagaaaaatgtttggaAAGTTCTCCCTGATCGACTtggcag GTAATGAGAGAGGTGCAGACACCATCAGCTCGGACCGACAGACACGGATGGAGGGAGCCGAGATCAACAAGAGTTTACTCGCTCTCAAG GAGTGTATACGTGCCCTCGGCCGGCCTAACTCCGTCCACACACCCTTCCGTGCCAGTAAGCTGACCCAGGTACTCAGAGACTCCTTCATTGGGGAGAGGTCCAAGACATGCATG ATTGCTATGATCTCTCCAGGGTCGAGCAGCTGTGAACACACCCTCAACACTCTCAGATATGCCGACAG GGTTAAGGAGTATGGATGCACACCCCTGGCCCTCCAGGAGTATGAACAGGATGCCTCAAACCAGCATGGCCCTTACGGTCTCCTCAGTCCTGGCTATGACCCAGGCAGTCCTGA GGTTAAGGAGCTGGGTCCAGGCGACCCGGGTGCCCCGGGCCCGTCTCAGGGTCTGTCCGCCATCCCGGAGAACAGCCGCAACAACAGCCTGTCTCCGCAGAACTCTGACCTGCAGCTGCTGGCCACCCAGAACGAGGGGGAGGTGTCGTTTGAGCTGCTGCACTTTCACGAGGCACTGCAGGAGCTGCAGGAGATGGAAGAACAGGTTGTGGAGGACCACAGGAGCGCCTTACAG GAAATGGAGGAGATGGTGATTGTAGAACGGGGCCTGCTGGAGATGGCTGATGAAGTGGACTATGATGTGGAAG CCTACTCATCTACACTGTCTGACCTGCTGGACAAGAAGATTCAGAAGTGGAGTGAGCTGAAGCAGAAACTGGACACTTTCCGCATCAAGATGAAAGAGGAAGAAATCGCCAGCAAAAACATTAAGCGGCCCCCATTGTAA